In one window of Pirellulales bacterium DNA:
- a CDS encoding acetyl-CoA C-acetyltransferase — MRHAYILGGCRTPIGKFLGGLASLPAPRLGALCIAEALKRTGIPGDAVDEVILGNILSAGLGQAPARQAALFAGLPPTVAALTINKMCGSGLKAAMLADQVIRAGDAQCVVAGGMESMSRSPHLLVGSREGYKYGHQQIVDSMIQDGLWCAFEDMAMGAEADYIAATRGVNRADQDAFACESHRRAVAATNSGAFDTEIVPVVIPGRKGDTIVKHDEGPRPDTSIEGLAKLKPAFGADGTVTAGNASQLSDGAAAVVVVSEKLAAESRSPLKARIVATATSGVPPKEIFIAPVTAMDAALKKAGLRVADIDLFELNEAFAAQAVACCRPLDIPADKVNVHGGAVALGHPIGASGARVLVTLIHALAARGLKRGLASLCLGGGNAVAMIVERV; from the coding sequence ATGCGCCACGCATACATCCTCGGCGGCTGTCGGACGCCGATCGGCAAGTTTCTGGGGGGGCTGGCGTCGTTGCCGGCTCCGCGGCTGGGCGCCCTGTGCATTGCCGAGGCGCTCAAACGCACGGGCATCCCGGGCGACGCGGTCGACGAGGTAATCTTGGGCAACATCTTGTCAGCCGGACTAGGCCAGGCCCCTGCCCGGCAGGCAGCCTTGTTCGCCGGGCTCCCGCCCACGGTCGCCGCGCTGACGATCAACAAAATGTGCGGCTCGGGGCTGAAGGCCGCGATGCTTGCCGACCAGGTGATCCGCGCCGGCGATGCCCAATGCGTCGTAGCCGGTGGTATGGAAAGCATGAGCCGCTCGCCTCATCTGCTGGTCGGCTCGCGCGAGGGCTACAAGTACGGCCACCAGCAGATCGTCGATTCGATGATCCAAGACGGACTGTGGTGCGCGTTTGAGGACATGGCAATGGGTGCCGAGGCCGACTACATCGCCGCCACGCGGGGCGTCAACCGGGCCGATCAGGACGCCTTCGCGTGCGAAAGCCATCGCCGGGCGGTCGCCGCCACGAACTCCGGCGCCTTCGACACCGAGATCGTGCCGGTTGTAATTCCAGGGCGCAAAGGCGACACGATCGTCAAGCACGACGAAGGGCCCCGGCCCGATACGAGCATCGAGGGCCTCGCCAAGCTGAAGCCGGCCTTCGGGGCCGACGGCACCGTAACGGCCGGCAACGCCTCGCAGCTTTCGGACGGCGCGGCCGCTGTGGTCGTGGTCTCCGAGAAACTGGCCGCCGAAAGCCGCTCGCCGCTCAAGGCGCGGATCGTCGCGACGGCCACCTCCGGCGTACCGCCGAAGGAGATCTTCATCGCCCCGGTCACCGCGATGGATGCAGCGCTCAAAAAGGCCGGCTTGCGGGTAGCAGATATCGATCTGTTCGAACTGAACGAGGCTTTCGCTGCCCAGGCCGTGGCCTGCTGCCGCCCGCTGGATATCCCGGCCGACAAGGTCAACGTCCACGGCGGAGCGGTCGCCCTGGGACACCCCATCGGCGCCAGCGGTGCCCGCGTGCTGGTCACTCTGATCCATGCCCTGGCCGCCAGGGGCCTAAAACGCGGTTTGGCCTCGCTGTGCCTGGGCGGTGGCAATGCGGTGGCG
- a CDS encoding SDR family oxidoreductase translates to MPTVPRTDLMLRDGAFAGKTIAITGGGTGLGRSMGECLLRLGAKLVICGRREEVITQAASEMMRDTGGEVFYQRCDVRDPEQVEALIAAATDKLGTIHGWINNAAGNFICPTERLSYNGFNAVVDIVLKGTANCTLAMGRRWIAEGTPGVFLSIIATYAWTGSGYVVPSAVAKAGVLMLSRSLASEWGKYNIRLNCIAPGPFPTEGAWSRLMPEQVADKFDAATKIPLGRNGEHQELANLASFLLSDYSAYMTGDCVTIDGGEWVRGAGMFNALEKVSSNEWDALQAMMRPRKGS, encoded by the coding sequence ATGCCCACTGTACCGCGGACAGATCTGATGCTGCGGGACGGCGCCTTTGCCGGCAAGACGATCGCCATCACCGGCGGCGGAACGGGGCTGGGCCGCTCGATGGGCGAATGCCTGCTGCGGCTCGGCGCGAAGCTGGTGATTTGCGGTCGCCGCGAGGAGGTGATCACCCAGGCGGCCAGCGAAATGATGCGCGACACCGGTGGCGAGGTGTTCTATCAGCGATGCGATGTCCGCGATCCCGAGCAAGTCGAAGCGCTGATCGCCGCGGCGACCGACAAGTTGGGCACGATCCACGGCTGGATCAATAATGCCGCGGGCAATTTCATTTGTCCGACCGAGCGGCTGTCGTACAACGGCTTCAACGCGGTGGTCGACATCGTGCTCAAGGGCACTGCGAACTGCACGTTGGCCATGGGCAGGCGGTGGATTGCCGAAGGCACTCCGGGCGTGTTCCTGAGCATCATCGCCACGTATGCCTGGACGGGCTCGGGCTATGTGGTGCCGTCGGCCGTCGCCAAGGCCGGCGTGCTGATGCTGTCGCGCTCTTTGGCCTCGGAATGGGGCAAGTACAACATTCGCCTCAACTGCATCGCGCCCGGGCCGTTCCCGACCGAAGGCGCCTGGTCGCGATTGATGCCCGAGCAGGTTGCCGACAAGTTCGATGCGGCGACGAAGATTCCGCTGGGCCGGAACGGCGAGCACCAGGAATTGGCCAACCTGGCCTCGTTCCTGCTGTCCGACTACTCGGCCTACATGACCGGCGATTGCGTCACCATCGACGGCGGTGAATGGGTTCGCGGTGCGGGCATGTTCAACGCCTTGGAAAAGGTGTCGAGCAACGAATGGGACGCGCTGCAGGCCATGATGCGGCCGCGTAAGGGCTCCTGA
- a CDS encoding aldo/keto reductase, whose translation MEYRELGRSGLRVSAIAMGCWPISGMSSVDVSDDASVATLEAAVDCGVNFFDTAYNYGQNGESERLIARALGHRRNEILIATKAGLLWTSDRRQVRDARPETLRRSLDESLRRLGTDQVDVLFLHAPDPAVPLAETAGCFAELKAAGRIRAVGTSNLDVDQLAEFHAVCPIDVHQPAYNLLQREIELDMLPWCRERGVAVAVYWPLLKGLLAGRMTPDFVFRPGDGRAKYPMFQSPEFERNLEFVAALQRIADDAGRSVAQLVLCWTIHQPGITTALVGAKRPEQIRENAGGAGWSLSSEQLAAIDAALLERGPIVTRFPV comes from the coding sequence ATGGAATACCGCGAACTTGGGCGATCGGGCCTGCGTGTTTCGGCCATCGCGATGGGCTGTTGGCCGATCTCGGGGATGTCGAGCGTCGACGTGAGCGACGACGCCAGCGTGGCCACGCTCGAAGCGGCCGTGGATTGTGGGGTCAATTTCTTCGACACGGCCTACAACTACGGCCAGAACGGCGAAAGCGAACGGCTGATCGCCCGCGCGCTCGGTCACCGGCGCAACGAAATCCTGATCGCCACCAAGGCGGGACTGCTCTGGACCTCCGACCGCCGGCAGGTGCGCGACGCCCGGCCGGAGACGCTGCGCCGCTCGCTGGATGAAAGCCTGCGGCGGCTCGGGACCGACCAGGTCGACGTGCTGTTCTTGCATGCCCCGGATCCGGCCGTACCGTTGGCCGAAACGGCCGGATGTTTCGCCGAGTTGAAGGCTGCCGGTCGCATCCGTGCGGTGGGAACTTCGAATCTCGACGTCGATCAATTGGCGGAGTTTCATGCCGTCTGCCCGATCGACGTCCATCAGCCGGCCTACAACCTCTTGCAGCGCGAGATCGAGCTCGACATGCTGCCTTGGTGCCGCGAGCGGGGTGTGGCCGTGGCCGTCTATTGGCCGTTGCTCAAGGGGCTGCTGGCCGGACGGATGACGCCGGATTTTGTCTTCCGCCCCGGTGACGGGCGGGCGAAATACCCGATGTTTCAGAGTCCGGAATTCGAACGCAACCTCGAATTTGTTGCGGCGCTGCAAAGAATCGCTGACGATGCTGGCCGCAGTGTGGCCCAATTGGTGCTGTGCTGGACGATTCACCAGCCCGGCATCACCACCGCCCTGGTCGGTGCCAAACGGCCCGAGCAGATTCGCGAGAATGCCGGCGGCGCCGGCTGGTCGTTGAGCTCGGAGCAACTTGCGGCGATCGACGCCGCCTTGCTCGAGCGGGGCCCGATCGTTACCCGGTTTCCCGTCTGA
- the meaB gene encoding methylmalonyl Co-A mutase-associated GTPase MeaB — MARPLDILIPEFAAGSRRALAELISLVEDGTAPAAPPPRGLAHVVGITGSGGAGKSTLVGALIKHLRGLGKRVAVLACDPQSPLSGGALLGDRIRVDLPATDEGLFFRSMSTRGAYGGISQSVAPALAWLKAYGFDVIIVETVGVGQDQAAVRPLVDTLVLLVTPNTGDEVQWEKAGLIEVADLVVVNKSDLPGAERVRQQLTGALQLVPTDRPTPVLATTAASGQGVAELWAAIEAHPRS, encoded by the coding sequence ATGGCCCGACCACTGGACATCTTGATTCCCGAGTTTGCCGCCGGCAGCCGCCGCGCCTTGGCCGAGCTGATTTCGCTGGTCGAGGATGGCACGGCCCCGGCGGCGCCGCCTCCGCGCGGCTTGGCGCACGTCGTCGGCATCACCGGCAGCGGCGGCGCAGGCAAGAGCACCCTGGTCGGGGCGCTCATCAAGCACCTGCGAGGGCTGGGCAAGCGCGTGGCCGTGCTGGCGTGCGATCCGCAGAGTCCCTTGTCGGGAGGGGCCCTGCTCGGAGACCGCATTCGTGTGGATCTGCCGGCCACGGACGAGGGCCTGTTCTTCCGTAGCATGTCGACGCGCGGCGCGTACGGCGGAATCTCCCAGTCGGTCGCCCCGGCGCTGGCCTGGCTCAAGGCCTACGGCTTCGATGTAATCATCGTCGAGACCGTGGGCGTTGGGCAGGATCAGGCCGCGGTCCGTCCGCTGGTCGACACGCTGGTGTTGCTGGTCACGCCGAATACGGGGGACGAGGTGCAATGGGAAAAGGCCGGCCTGATCGAGGTGGCCGATCTGGTGGTGGTGAATAAGTCGGACCTGCCTGGGGCCGAGCGCGTGCGGCAGCAATTGACCGGCGCCCTGCAATTGGTGCCGACGGATCGCCCGACGCCGGTGCTTGCCACGACCGCGGCGTCGGGGCAGGGGGTCGCCGAACTCTGGGCCGCCATCGAAGCGCACCCGCGGTCCTGA